The Anolis carolinensis isolate JA03-04 chromosome 2, rAnoCar3.1.pri, whole genome shotgun sequence genome contains the following window.
ATAGCAGACAGCTTTGTCAATGAACAGatcctctaggccagtggttcccaacctttggccctcctgttgttttggacttcaactcccaaaatcccaaccatcttaccagctgttaagaattgtgggagctgaagtgcaaaacacctggaggaccagagcttgggaaccactactctagattGTATTTCTTCCATAGCTTTGAGTAATGGGACTATTGTGTATCCCCTCCATGGTCTGGATATAAATGTCCTAATTCGTTTCTAGCAGAAGCTGCACATTTGTAGGCCAAAATGGGACATTTTCTTGACAAACATGGACGCCTCTTTGTTCTCTCATCAGGTCCGCTTCCTGGAACAGCAGAATAAGATGCTAGATACCAAATGGAGCCTCTTGCAAAACCAGAAGATCACCCGAAGCAACATGGACAGTATGTTTGAGGCCTACATCAACAATTTGCGTCGTCAGCTGGATGGCTTGGGCCAGGAGAGAGTCAGGTTGGATTCTGAGCTGGGCAACATGCAAGGCCTTGTAGAAGAATTCAAGTCTAAGTAAGTCGGGTAGGGGAACTGGAAGACCACCTTATCTTATCTGAATAAATTGCACTAAACTAAGCTAAGCTGATCCTATCTAGATGTTCCATATTCACCCAGCAATCAGGTGTAGTATTTGCTCAAACTATTGCATTGCTTTTTGGTTCTGCTAAAGTCAAAGCTATTAATCCTCATAGATTTTGTGGCTGTTCCCAGCCTTCCTTTAAAATTGGTAAGGCTTGTGTCCATTTCCCTCACAATGCTTTGTGCTTGCCTTTATGGCTTGATCAATACACACATAATTGAAAGGTATCTGATCCTGACTTGACACTGGATGCTAAGCATGGTCAGCCATGGGTTTGTCCATGGATGGGAGAGTCCCaattgaataccaggtgctgcatgttataattcagaggaaggaactggcaaaaccaacccttgagtatttcttgccttaaAACCCCTATGGAATTAATGGgggcaccataagtcaacaggcagttTGCAGGTGTGCATACCTACATACAGCCTTCATTTCTAAAGGTGTTTGAGGACAGACACATCCACTCAGAATTTTCAAAAGAGCAttggaaaaaagggaaaataCCTCAGGCAAACTCAAGAAGGCTAGAAATGAAAATATGATCTATGAATTGCCTGCAAATCTCCACAGAAgctttcaaagtaaaaaaaaaatctggaagctCGATAAATGTGGTTAGTAGTATCTAAAATGCATACAGCTGCAGCCATATCCCCACTCAGCTGGAAGTAAAAACTTGTGGAACTCAGCAGGACTTACTTCCCGAGGGGCATGTTTATATTTTACTTGGCACTCATGCCttcaaaattattatttccaAGCCTATATTTGTACACTGTATTGAAGATTGTGGAGAGATATTGGAAAATATATAACCCCAAACCTTAAATAAGCAGTACTGTTTTCCTTTGGAAGTCTTTGAGgacagaaaggaagggagggcatTTCTGTAAAAACCTGGAATAGCCCAGTCACAATTCCACACGTGGCAGCTTTGGACTGTGCCTGGTCTTCAGTCATGAGTGCAGCACTAAAAACCTGAACTTACTGTTCTCTTTGTACCCAGCAAGGTTACAGTTGCAGCCATTCGCCACTAAGTTGGGTGAACTAACCTGTCTTACAACTGTCTGGACTATTTTTAAATGAGGCTGATGCACACAGGCTGTGTGTGGAAACATTCTCTTTGGCTAGGATAGGGAAGGTTTGGCCTTCTAGATTTTGAGATTATACCAGCTGATGTCTGTCAACATTAGCCATGTTGAATGGGTCTCCTGAGAGATGGAGGGCAAAACATTTGGAGAATCAAAAGGCTCCCCATTTTACTTTAAGACAACAAGAATATTATTAGTAGAGTTGTCAATTTTCCTGAGATTTGGACTGGGGTGGAGGAGGGACTTTTGAGTCCTAGATAAGCAATGCTGGCTTAAGTAATTTTGCTGCTCTTTAACCCCTTTTACATAAGTTAACCAACTGGACTTAGGAGTGGAATTTTATCTCAGTAGTAGTGATGGGATAATGTACATGACGAAAGCAGATTCGCTGTTGAGGGTACAAGCTTCAAGGCACATGTCCCTCAAAGATAGAGATGACGATGAATGGTTAGGTTGGCCTCAAGGAGGATGATAGCGATGTTTAGTAATTTCATTTTTTAGGTCCATCGTAAGTACTCACTAAGACAAGATTGTTGTCTCTTGCCTTTCCCATgtactttaaaaatacatttattgaTTTTCACCTCTAAATCACTTGCTACCTGCAGTGAAGAGgaataataagataataaaatGAGTTTGGAAGAATATGATAAAAATGGGATGGTTTAAAATGAGCAAGATGACTGTGAATAGTCTGGGAGAGGGACCAATTCCTGAACATTAAATGTAACATTTTTATCACATTCAAAAACTAAAATGCTGAAATGGCAAGTCATTGTTAGGCATAATTCTCAAAGTCATAGTTCAAAAAAAGAACTTTGGGTCCTATGGGCCAAAATTTCCATGCTCTCCCCAAATCTAGACACTGTGTATTCTGTCTTTTCCATTTACAACTTGAGTTGTATCTGGGATTTTGTGAGTGGATGAATGGATGTGAGTTCTCTCTGTTGTTTTTACTTATTTGAAATAATTGTGTGTCAAGTTTTTTGgcttatttttatgtattaaacATTTGTCCTACCATATATGCAGAAATTTCAGGGCTGGGCTACAGTGATAAAAGGAGCTTTAGAGTACAGCCATTAAAGGTGTAGACTCTTACGTTTTTATGCAGCCACCTCTATGTTTGTTGGTCTGTAAACATGAATTGTAAGAGTACAGTTCCGTATACATCAGGGAAAGTACAGTAAGTCCCGTTGAACTCACTGAGACTTCTGAAAGGAAATGTTGTGGCTGCTGTGTAAGGTATATTATAGTTTAGTAGAATTATTGGGATCTTATAGTTTGCTGCCTCAGTCTAATGGGTTGTAGAGTCCTTGAAGCCATGATTCAGTTTCATTCTGATGGGCCTTGCTGTACTTGAATTCatgctttacatcttctgaaaGCTGTGACTTTCCTGTTGTTTGTTCTGAGAACTTGCCCATGGAAATACACTGATAAGCAGTGACGTATTGAAACAGTGCATTATAggaacttttaaagcagaaacagTGGCTGGTGTGCTGTGCACATGTGAGAAAATaaggcagctgcttcatcattttcttctctcgccaatataacattttaaaggcAGTCATTTGTTTTAAACAAAACTCCTTTGGCTCTTGAGATTTGCTATCTTGCTTTTTCATGCCAGGAGGGAAATTCCCACAAAAGAGAGAAAGGTTACAATTCTACATAATCTGAGAATATGCTCCACTGAATAGAAAGCCATAGGAAGAGTCCTGTTCAGTCAGATCAAGAGTTATTTTGGTCTGGTACAAATGAAATCTTGTGCGTTTATTTGTTACCTGTAAACTAATAATCTGTGTTCCTCTTCCCTAACAGGTATGAAGATGAAATCAACCATCGCACAGAGAAGGAAAATGATTTTGTCTTGCTGAAGAAGGTGAGCAAGAACACACTTGTGTTTGCTGACTAATTATTGGGAGGGCTTCATAGGGATTTCTATTAtattggtgttttggactctgttCCCTTAGGACGTGGATGAGGCTTACATGAACAAGATTGAGCTGGAATCCCGCCTGGAAAGCCTGACTGATGAGCTCAATTTCCTGAGACAATTGCATGAAGAGGTAATTAATTGTACAGCTTTTGTGTTTTCATGGTGCAAAGAAGGCTTCCTTGCAAGAAGTGTGATATTGCCTTTGCATTCCTTGCAGCTCAGTTTAGTAATGTCCCCTTATTAGGTAGCATGTTACTAGATGTGTAGTCCCTGTTTGGCAACATGCTTTGCTTGGATTATTAGTGCTCGGCAATTGGAAAGTTACTTTCACCACTAATAAGAAGGCCCTGAAAAATTCAGTGCAGATTTCTTTGCGGGGTGGGGAAGAAAGGAATGACTGAAGTTGGATCTTGCAATAGAAGAGGGTGAAACATTCTGGAGATCTGACATTAGGAGAGACGTCAAAtctctaataatagtaataacaacaacaacaacaactttattcttatatcccgcgccatctccccgaagggactcgaggtggtTTATATGAGCCTCATCTCTTGTGTCAGACAGATATGTTTTGAGACTAACGTTGGTTCCTTTGGGCACCTTGCTTCTTGGTGGTGACGGTTCAGAATTTGGGACTCTCCTTCCCTCAATGCAGGAACTGCGTGTCCTGCAGTCTCAGATCAGCGACACTTCTGTGGTCCTGTCCATGGACAACAACCGCAGCCTGGACTTGGATGGCATCATTGCTGAAGTGAAAGCACAGTATGAAGAAGTGGCTGCCAGGAGCCGGGCCGAGGCAGAGAGCACCTACAAGAGCAAGGTGAGATCCTTCTCCCTACGCCCTACACCCATTGCTACTTAAAGTGAATGGGATTCACTGATACAGGTTGCCACCCATTCCAATTCTTATGGGTGGCTGTGATTTTTGGAACGCGCTTCATCATAACCATAATCTTATATTTCAGAATTTAGAGACATACCTGTTTTGGAATTGTAGCCTGCAGGCAACTTTAACAAATATGTttcttgaaggttttcatggccggattcacagggttgttgtgtgttttctgggctgtatggccatgttctagaagtattctctccatatggatgcctgccatagatgtgggcgaaacatcaggagtgaatacttctggaacatggccatacagcccggaaaacacacaacccttttccaaatatattcatttttattggtcACTTTAGTTATTCATGATTTGAAATCCATCTCATTGTCGGCAAGGAACCATAGATTAATTCAGTCTACTAAATCCGCAGTGGATAGATTGCAGAGGACTTCATTGCTACATCATTACTCCCCTTTGATGAAATGTGGTCAGTGACACTGGTTGTTGCCATAGCAGTGTAGAAGTAAAACTGATTTTTCAAAGAGAGGAGAAAAAGTTAAACCCTGAATGACCAAGAAACATGAAACCGTTGATTTGGTTTAAGCAGAGGTAATAAATGGCACGATGAAACATTCAACCCATAGCCAGGTGAACATTCTAAGTATcacggccatgaaaaccttaatGGAAATtgcgcccgggggggggggggatttcaccCTGCTCTCAGACAGTTCCTGTATCTGCATGGGCTGGATTTACATGCTTGTACAATCCCCAGTCTTGGTCACCTTAGTCACTGTTGGATATAGATGGAAGATGTATTCCAGTGCCTTGATCTGTTATCATGGTGAACTGTAATCCTCGGAAGGGTAGGGCAGAACTACCGTTTGACATCTATCATGCTAATTGTCAGGATATGGCCCAGAGCACTCCGGTTGGGGCATTCCATAGAACCAATACATTATCTCAATGACGGCAGTCTCATGTTAGTGTTCTCTTTGTGTTTTGGATGCAGGAAGGCAGGGCTGGGAGATAATATCCTGCCTGGGGCTATTGGGGAAAATTAGTAGCTAAATAGAGATTTAGGAAGTACTTCCTCGTTTACAACTCATTTCCATTCCGGTATACCAGCTCTTTTTTCAAAGGGACGGAAATGATGGTAAGACCGCACACGCAGATGATTATTACATTTGCATTGCATCTTTAATGGTAATTTTGGAGAACagcttcactgaagcagatttaactGGGAGGAAGAGTAAGGCAGACTTAGCTTTTGTCCAAGCAGTTTGTCATTGATTTAACTTTGGGTTCATCTGTGCTCTCCGGATTCACCTCAACTTCCTCCTGAAGGTACTTTGGACTCTAGTACTCCAAAGCCCCTGTTGGTATGGCTAATAATCATGGGTTGTGAGAGATGAAGTCTAAACGATCCACAGGATTCCAGGTTGAAAACCTGCATTTTGTAGCACACTCATTCTCTGCAGAAGAGGTTGACATTGTTAATGAATGAGAGTGAATGAGACTGTGTATCTATTGTCCTATACCTGTTGACGGTCTGTAGTCAGCTCTGGGAATGTATGGCCCTGTAGATATTGTTGAATCCCTTTTCCATCAAATCTAGCCAGCCTGACCGACTAAGCACAATGGGAGTGGTGGTTCATCTACATCTAAAGAGACAAAGGCTCCCCACCCCGGTTGCCGTCTGTGTAATTCACAAAAGGCATAATAACAGAGACAGCATTTTCTATGAAAGTTTGCAAAGGCATTCATTTGTTGCCCTGTCATTTTCCAGCTCGTCTTGATTGCTGGCTACCTTCTCAGAAGGTTTTCCTAATGTGCATGTaacttttttctcattttatCCCGACTCTGTAGTATGAAGAGCTCCAGAGTGTGGCAGGCAAACATGGAGATGACCTCCGCATCACCAAGAATGAAATCAGTGAGCTCAACAGGCTCATCACCCGGATACAGTCAGAAATCGATGGGCTGAAAGGCCAGGTTAGAAACCAGTGACTCAATGTTGAGAGCTTGTTTGTAATGGATGCAGCAGCACCTATTTTATTGGCACTCTTAAATGTTCATTTAAATAGGTCGCTGTCCCTGTAATCTGCATTTTGATAGTagcaaagaaggaagagaggtaGGGAAACAGACAGGCAAGGGATGAATGTGATGTTTAACAGACTTGGTTACCACTGACTTTGAGGGTCACAATGGGGTCTAGCTGATACATTATTCTGGAGTCCATTAAACTGTGTGTATGAACAATAGCAGACAAACTTATAAACAGCAGAATATGTAAAATACTTGACAAAACACAAAAAAGCATAGACCTTTCCCCCCACccagaaaaaaacacacaaatacttaAGTGTTATATTAGTTGTAATGAGTGTATTTCCAGCAGTCTGTAAATTTCTAATGGCAGAAAAAGACTACAGACACTTTTTCTAGTTCCTGGGGCCCAGAAATCTCTGCTATCTTGCCTCCCATCCACTGTATcttatttagcttggagaagttactttttcaaTCTACAACTCCCCTAATCCTCCACCTATTTTGCTGAaatgaagaattctgggagctgtacttCCAAAAATTACCTTTCTTCTACACTTTCCCTTTCCTACACAGCGTGCCAACCTGGAATCTGCCATCGCGGAAGCAGAGGAACGTGGGGAGCTGGCCGTGAAAGATGCGACAGCCAAACTTTCTGAGCTGGAGGCTGCCCTCCAAAGAGCCAAGCAGGACATGGCCCGGCAGTTGCGGGAATACCAGGAACTGATGAATGTCAAGTTGGCCCTGGACATTGAGATTGCCACCTACAGGAAACTGCTGGAAGGAGAGGAGAGCCGGTGGGTGATGGTCAGGCTTAGAAAGTTTCCCCCTTTGCACAAGAATTTCCAGAATCTTGTTAACATTTAAATACTTTTGTAACTTTAGAAAACTTTGCCTCCAGCTAGTTGCACTCTGTCATATGTTGCAGTTAGGACAGGTTTGCTGGCACGTTGAGATTAACTGACCATGCTCCTTCCTTGCTGTATTGTTTCTAGTACTTAGATTTTATCTCTTGTCTTCTGTAACTGCAATGCTGAttggatatttttattttctttcttctccccttcCTAGGTTGGAGTCAGGAATGCAGAACCTAAGTATTCAGACCAAAACAACTGGTTATTCTGGTAAGCACATTTAGCACTTGATTGGTAAAAAGGCACAGGACtgtttttaagttttaaaagAGGAGGGTACTTATTCCATACACCCCAGGcccttcatttttgtttttaacattCATGCAAGATATACTTACAAAATCTTCTctttgcatatgtgtgtgtgtgtgtgtatgtatatgcgcTAGCGAAGGCTTATGTGGTTCAATACCTGCCACTAGCATAGTTTTTAAAGCCCCAATAACCCACCCAGAATGGCAATGTATTAATGGGGAAGAAATAAATGCCAAGTGTAAGAAACAGTGTTTTCTCCAGCAGATTACCAACACATTTCACAATTGTTGATCTTTTTACTTTTATCCCTTGTGcttttaattaccgtatttatttgATTCTGATGCACtacttttttgactaaattatatTGCCAAAACTGATATGAGTATTAGTTTTGATGACGTGTTAAAATTATGCATGTAAACCTGCAATTAAAAGTAAGATTTTCTGACTGGGAGAGATTTTTGCCTTAGAGTGGCCCATTGTGCGGGGGGAATGGTGGGGGATAGTGACGAGACCCTCTCCCCTCCTACAAATAAAGACTGCAAGGGCTGCCGGTATCCCTTACGACAGTCTTGAGAGCCAGCTTAAGATGTGGGCTTTCTCTGCTCACCATAGCTTTATCCTCCTGCTGCTTTGCCCCATGCACCACAGCCCTGTAGGGAAACTGGTCCTTTTGAGTAGGGGGTGCCTTTTCCACCCTGCTGTTGTTGCTGGAGGTCGTCATTGCCGGCCACCTATGGACAGATGTGGACAGCCATGCCCTTTCCCCAGCCTCACTAAGATGGGCCCTTTGGAGCATGATCCACTCCTGTGATCACGGAAGAGGAAGCCTTCTGCAGCATTGCCTCCCATTCAGACAGTGTAGGGCAGTCCTAGCTAACTGACCCCTTGGCCCAGCTTCTCAGTAGCAGCATGAGACGTATTACATTGGGTAACAAATACTTTTTTCATAATGTGTATCTTCAAAATTGAAGTGCACTAACATTACACTTGATGATGCATTacactcaagtaaatacggtacttcttaccttttaaaaaaaccatatcAGCCCTAAATATGTATTTGGTAGAAAAAGATGGCGACCCATATATATGTTAAAATGTTGCAGAGCTTGGATACATTACCTATTTTTGGACTAGAGCACCCAGCACCCTGCAGCTAGTGGGCTAGCTAGTTGGGAGATTCCTGAAAACAGACCAGAAAAAGTACAGTTTCCAAGCCCTACATGTTTCTCAGGGAAATTTGTTTCTGCCCTTATGAgtgtagggcaggcatgggcaaactttgatcctccaggtgttttgcacttcagcacctacaattcccaacagctaccctgtttcccctaaaataagacatccccagaaaataagacctagtagaggttttgctgaattgttaaatataaggcctcccctgaaagtaaaacCTAGTTTGTGttaggaagcatgcccgccaaacagaacaccagagcatgcaagatcagTAAAcaaatgtaccatagattgttgtacatggaaataatggtagtaacaagataagataggattcacagtctgtctggttatgctggtttgtgatgacaactactgtacagtatataatcaatgttcatttttttgttcaacaataaatgtgaattcttcatggaagaataagacatcccctgaaaataagacctagcgcatctttgggagcaaaattaatataagacactgtctaatTTTTGGGGAAGCACggtagtaagctggctgggatttctgggagttgaagtccaaaactcctggagggccaaagtttgcccatgcctgatatagggtCATTATCTGAAAGGGAGGATGAAGGGGAGGTCATTAGAATGAGAAGTTGTAATAGCATCACTGCTCCTGTAAAATGAATGGAGAGCTCAATGCTGTTGGTCTGCAAGTTTCTGGCCATTATGGCGTGGGTTGATGGAAATTGCAGTGACATCTAAAAGACTAAAAGGTTGTCCACCTCTGTCTTAGATCAAGATCCCGTCTCTGAGCCTTGGCCAAATGAATAGCTAAGAGGCTCAGGTAAAATTAGACACATGACTAGGAAAATGCATGTGGCTCTTACTTCAAGAATAGCATCTACTGCCAGTTTTGAGCTGTTGTATTTTGTTGCACCAGATGTGATGTGGGAGACTGCTCTGTGTCCAATGGGTTTTCTCTATCCCATCCAGGTGCTCTGAGCAGTGGATATGGTGGCTATGGCAGTGGATATGGGGGTGGATTCAGCTCGTACTCAAGCGGTGGATACTCCATGAATTCCTCTCCCCTGGAGAGCTCAGTAGTATCCAAGTCGAAAGCCATTGTCATCAAGAAGATCGAGACCCGAGATGGGAAGCTGGTGTCCGAATCCTCAGATGTGCTGTCCAACTGAAGTGGCTGTTGCCTTCCATTTTAGCATGCCTTAATCCAATGAGCCTACCTTATAGTAGCTAGGCAGGTGGGTCACTGGGAGAAATGGGATGAGGGGAGGGTGGTGAAATTACTTCTCTATATCTTTGTAGGACagggttgtgggggactttgtagccctccagatgttgttggataacagctcccatcatcccctgattGTTGGTTGTGCTACCCTGGGGCTTATGGGAGCTGGAGTCTGGGAACATCTGGGAGATCAGTTTCTCCTAGAGCAGCTCTAGGACATCAGATCCCACACAATACTGTGATACAGTAGTTTCAGTTCCAGCCAGTCTGCTGCTTCCTCACCAGTCAGTGGTCATTCCATGCTGACGGAGTTTTTGTCTCCTTGCCTTTGAGGGTTGTTTACCTCATACTTGTTTTTTCAGCGTACCATTTTTGGCTACCTGAGGATTGTCACTCAAGAGCTGAGGGTGCTGTTTGTATTTATCAGGGATGGACAATTTCTGGACCTTCATTATGCCaggctggctagggctgatgggagttgttggccaaaaactTGGAGGAGGCAAACTTGCACATCCATAGTATATGTGAATCTGAATCTCTTTCTAatatttctttcctcctccttcatgGAAGCAAAGTGATCAGTGTCTTACCTCTCACTGATGCAACTTCTTTCTTAGACTGAAGGCATTCTAGCTTTGTTGCCACTGTCCGTGGGAGGAGAGCTGCTCTTGTATCTTAATAACACTATGAAGTATAATGAATTTTTCCTAGGATGCCAAAGATACCACAGTTGCCTTCTAATAAAT
Protein-coding sequences here:
- the LOC100566434 gene encoding keratin, type II cytoskeletal 8, whose protein sequence is MKRTSVRSFSSRSYTPGPVVGGSRISTSYASSSYGGSRLGSGVSFRGASASLGGGGGGGGITAVSVNRSLLAPLNLEIDPAIQQVRTREKEEIKSLNNKFAGFIDKVRFLEQQNKMLDTKWSLLQNQKITRSNMDSMFEAYINNLRRQLDGLGQERVRLDSELGNMQGLVEEFKSKYEDEINHRTEKENDFVLLKKDVDEAYMNKIELESRLESLTDELNFLRQLHEEELRVLQSQISDTSVVLSMDNNRSLDLDGIIAEVKAQYEEVAARSRAEAESTYKSKYEELQSVAGKHGDDLRITKNEISELNRLITRIQSEIDGLKGQRANLESAIAEAEERGELAVKDATAKLSELEAALQRAKQDMARQLREYQELMNVKLALDIEIATYRKLLEGEESRLESGMQNLSIQTKTTGYSGALSSGYGGYGSGYGGGFSSYSSGGYSMNSSPLESSVVSKSKAIVIKKIETRDGKLVSESSDVLSN